Proteins from a genomic interval of Tenacibaculum sp. SZ-18:
- a CDS encoding AtpZ/AtpI family protein, with the protein MPKKENKPQLSKYIRFSGIALQMGVTIYLGNLLGEWLDGKYPNPNQMYMKICTLVAVFLAMYSVIRQVSNLSNND; encoded by the coding sequence ATGCCCAAAAAGGAAAACAAGCCTCAGCTTAGTAAATACATTCGTTTTAGTGGAATTGCCCTTCAAATGGGAGTTACTATTTACTTAGGTAACCTTCTAGGGGAATGGTTGGATGGAAAATATCCTAACCCAAACCAAATGTATATGAAAATTTGTACTTTAGTCGCAGTGTTTTTGGCGATGTATTCTGTCATTAGACAGGTGTCTAATCTTTCAAATAATGATTAA
- the atpB gene encoding F0F1 ATP synthase subunit A, with the protein MMIAKKPIKSLAILAIVFSSLNVFAGGGEKKSSDNDGGRINTREEINDYIKHHLADSHDFALYSYTNDAGERKHVGFPLPVIVWTSKGLKTFMSSKFHHNDDGHVVVDAGGVKLAKIHSKIYELNEGAEHVSFDETHHATNAHKVLDLSITKSVFGILIAGLLMFLGFGSLAKGYKKGAIPTGVGRVLEPLVIYVRDEIAKPNIGEAKYKKFMPYLLTVFFFIWILNLMGLTPLGFNVTGQIAITVCLALFTLVIYITNGSKDFWVHTLWMPGVPKPLRPVLAVLELAGFILIKPFSLLVRLFANITAGHSVVMGIAALMILLKAKFGTAGATGISFLLAMFLTLIELLVAFLQAFIFTMLSALFIGMAVEEHEHDHAH; encoded by the coding sequence ATGATGATAGCAAAAAAACCTATCAAAAGTTTAGCAATACTAGCAATAGTATTTTCTTCATTAAACGTTTTCGCTGGAGGCGGTGAAAAAAAATCTTCTGATAATGACGGTGGAAGAATTAACACCAGAGAAGAAATCAACGATTATATCAAGCATCACTTGGCTGATTCACATGATTTTGCTTTGTATTCGTATACTAACGATGCAGGGGAAAGAAAGCATGTTGGGTTTCCATTGCCAGTAATTGTTTGGACAAGTAAAGGTTTAAAGACATTTATGTCTTCTAAGTTTCACCACAATGATGATGGGCATGTTGTTGTAGATGCAGGAGGTGTAAAATTAGCTAAGATTCACAGTAAGATTTATGAGTTAAATGAGGGAGCAGAGCATGTTTCTTTTGATGAAACTCATCATGCTACAAATGCACACAAAGTTTTAGATTTATCTATTACCAAGAGTGTGTTTGGAATATTAATAGCTGGTTTGTTAATGTTTTTAGGATTTGGATCTTTAGCTAAAGGGTACAAAAAAGGAGCTATCCCAACCGGAGTAGGGCGTGTGTTAGAGCCTTTAGTAATATACGTAAGAGATGAGATTGCAAAGCCAAATATTGGTGAGGCAAAATATAAGAAGTTTATGCCGTATTTACTTACAGTATTCTTTTTTATCTGGATATTAAACTTAATGGGGTTAACTCCTTTAGGATTTAACGTAACAGGTCAAATCGCTATTACTGTATGTTTGGCATTATTTACTTTAGTGATTTATATTACTAATGGATCAAAAGACTTCTGGGTACATACATTATGGATGCCAGGTGTACCAAAACCATTAAGACCTGTTTTAGCAGTTTTAGAATTAGCAGGGTTTATTTTAATTAAGCCATTCTCATTATTAGTGCGTTTGTTCGCTAATATTACTGCGGGTCACTCTGTAGTAATGGGAATTGCAGCTTTAATGATATTGTTGAAAGCGAAGTTTGGTACTGCAGGAGCAACGGGAATCTCGTTTTTGTTAGCAATGTTTTTAACATTAATTGAATTGTTAGTAGCGTTCTTACAAGCGTTCATTTTTACCATGTTATCAGCCTTATTTATTGGAATGGCAGTGGAAGAGCATGAACATGATCATGCACATTAA
- the porW gene encoding type IX secretion system periplasmic lipoprotein PorW/SprE, which produces MKKSYNLIIFLLIAASVLSCSTKKDSVINRNFHALTTKYNVLFNGQQAFENGLKGIENNYADNFWKRLPIEPIKFDQKNAVVIKFSSPGAGFGDDKSTESNAPVTPFDRAEEKAVKAIQRHSMNIRGFEKNRQIDDAYLLLGKARYYTQRFIPAIESFNYIIANYPKASLIYDTKVWRAKANIRLENEKLAIESLKLLIELDKNEKNLTPFQRQEAYTAMAMAYEKTDTIQKVIDHLAISTSFVKNHQSARNAFVLGQIYSELNYKDSARMVFRKLADERWVPEKYRIHAAIEMVKNIEVKDSSNVLLVERMRKLIRNSDNRKYLNKLYYQAGVLQEDRGNTEKAIEYYLKSLEVPSRDVYQKTYTYEKLGNIYFNKQEYLLAGSFYDSVLKATTEEFETEKRIRRIKRKNKGLTKLRSYEETVTNNDSILKLVAMTDLERTAYFEAYIEKIKENDEKSRQRLLNAQDFGSQFGGGSSFGGSNNQGKWYFYNSQSIGFGKVAFQKNWGTRKLEDNWRWSDKNEVSQSSETEEAVKTEKTDSRYVVDTYLKVIPSDPVVIENLRKERNEALYQLGLIYKEQFKNSTLAISNFETLLDINKNPELVLPISYHLYQLYDEVSETEKANEKKDIILTKYSDSKFAEIIRRPNNKITDTKKVDEIDKKYRLVYSLYKFNQFEDVVDQVDKLSDAERNSELIAKFVLLRALAIGKYKSKEEYKKELQFVALNYANRIEGKKAAEIIKLLK; this is translated from the coding sequence ATGAAAAAATCATATAACTTAATCATATTTTTACTTATAGCTGCTTCTGTGCTTTCTTGTAGCACTAAAAAAGATTCTGTAATTAATAGAAACTTTCACGCATTAACTACAAAGTACAATGTACTGTTTAATGGCCAACAAGCTTTTGAAAATGGCTTAAAAGGTATTGAAAACAATTATGCAGATAACTTTTGGAAACGATTACCAATTGAGCCCATAAAGTTCGACCAGAAAAATGCAGTTGTAATTAAATTTAGTTCCCCCGGAGCTGGTTTTGGCGATGATAAATCTACTGAAAGTAACGCTCCAGTAACTCCTTTTGATAGAGCTGAGGAAAAAGCGGTAAAAGCTATTCAGAGACATTCAATGAATATCAGAGGTTTTGAAAAAAACCGACAAATTGATGATGCATATTTATTATTAGGAAAGGCACGTTACTATACACAGCGTTTTATTCCTGCGATTGAATCATTTAATTATATAATTGCAAACTATCCAAAAGCAAGCCTAATCTACGACACGAAAGTTTGGAGAGCGAAGGCAAATATTCGACTAGAAAATGAAAAATTAGCGATCGAATCGTTGAAACTATTGATTGAGTTGGACAAGAATGAAAAAAATCTTACACCTTTTCAAAGACAGGAAGCATACACAGCTATGGCAATGGCCTATGAAAAAACTGATACAATTCAAAAAGTTATAGATCACTTAGCAATATCTACATCATTTGTGAAAAATCATCAATCCGCTCGAAATGCATTTGTTTTAGGACAAATTTACAGCGAATTAAACTATAAAGATTCTGCTAGAATGGTTTTTAGAAAATTAGCAGATGAAAGATGGGTTCCTGAGAAATATAGAATTCACGCTGCTATTGAAATGGTAAAAAATATTGAAGTAAAAGATTCTTCGAATGTACTTCTAGTTGAACGTATGAGAAAGCTGATTCGCAATTCAGATAATAGAAAATACTTGAATAAATTATATTATCAAGCAGGAGTTCTTCAAGAAGATAGAGGTAATACGGAAAAAGCGATAGAATATTACCTGAAGTCTTTAGAGGTTCCGAGTAGAGATGTATATCAGAAGACTTATACTTACGAGAAATTAGGAAATATTTATTTTAATAAGCAAGAATATTTGTTAGCTGGATCTTTTTATGATAGTGTTTTAAAAGCAACGACAGAAGAGTTTGAAACGGAAAAAAGAATCCGCCGAATCAAAAGAAAGAATAAGGGTCTTACCAAATTACGTTCTTATGAGGAGACGGTTACAAATAATGATAGTATCTTGAAATTAGTAGCCATGACTGATCTTGAACGTACAGCTTATTTTGAGGCATATATTGAAAAAATTAAGGAGAACGATGAGAAAAGTCGTCAGCGATTATTAAATGCTCAAGATTTTGGTAGTCAGTTTGGCGGAGGTTCATCTTTTGGAGGATCTAACAATCAAGGAAAATGGTATTTCTACAATTCGCAATCTATTGGTTTTGGAAAAGTTGCATTTCAGAAAAATTGGGGTACGAGGAAATTAGAGGATAATTGGAGATGGTCGGATAAAAATGAAGTATCACAGTCTTCGGAAACAGAAGAAGCTGTAAAAACAGAGAAAACGGATAGTAGATATGTAGTTGATACTTACTTAAAAGTTATTCCTTCTGATCCTGTTGTTATTGAAAATCTTAGAAAGGAGAGAAATGAAGCTTTATACCAATTAGGGCTTATTTATAAAGAACAGTTTAAAAACTCGACCTTGGCAATCAGTAATTTCGAAACGCTTTTAGATATTAATAAAAACCCAGAACTAGTATTGCCAATAAGTTATCATTTATATCAACTGTATGATGAGGTGAGTGAGACTGAAAAAGCGAATGAAAAGAAAGATATTATCTTAACTAAGTATTCAGATTCAAAGTTCGCCGAAATAATTCGAAGACCAAACAATAAGATTACTGATACTAAAAAGGTTGATGAAATTGATAAAAAGTATCGATTAGTTTATAGTTTATATAAGTTTAATCAGTTTGAGGATGTTGTTGATCAGGTTGATAAATTAAGTGATGCAGAAAGAAATTCAGAATTAATTGCTAAATTTGTGTTGCTTCGAGCCTTAGCAATTGGAAAGTACAAAAGTAAAGAAGAATACAAAAAGGAACTTCAATTTGTAGCGCTTAACTACGCAAATAGAATCGAAGGAAAGAAAGCAGCCGAAATAATTAAACTTTTAAAATAA
- the atpE gene encoding ATP synthase F0 subunit C — MTGTLNLIGAGLIVIGGGIGLGQIGGKAMEGIARQPEAAGKIQTAMIIIGALLEGLAFGALLLA; from the coding sequence ATGACTGGAACTCTTAATTTAATTGGAGCAGGATTAATCGTAATTGGTGGAGGAATCGGATTAGGTCAAATCGGTGGAAAAGCAATGGAAGGAATTGCTCGTCAACCTGAGGCTGCTGGAAAAATCCAAACTGCGATGATCATCATCGGGGCATTATTAGAAGGGTTAGCATTTGGTGCTTTACTTTTAGCTTAA
- a CDS encoding exodeoxyribonuclease III, translated as MKVISYNVNGIRAALKKGLTEWLKAANPDVICIQETKAQKEQVNAEDFELAGYPFQYWFSAEKKGYSGVAVFCKKEPKHVEFGTGIESMDSEGRNIRVDYDDVSIMSMYLPSGTNSARLDYKFNYMDDILEYATELKKTVPNLVICGDYNICHEEIDIHNPKMKGVSGFLPEEREWLGKFIDSGFVDSFRFKNPDRQEYSWWSYRANARANNKGWRLDYCMVTESLRNKISRAYILPEAKHSDHCPVAVEFDF; from the coding sequence ATGAAGGTCATTTCCTATAACGTAAACGGAATAAGAGCAGCTTTAAAAAAAGGCCTTACAGAATGGTTAAAAGCTGCGAATCCAGATGTAATTTGTATCCAGGAAACAAAGGCTCAAAAAGAACAAGTGAATGCTGAAGATTTTGAATTAGCCGGTTATCCTTTTCAATATTGGTTTTCTGCTGAGAAAAAAGGATACTCAGGTGTTGCGGTTTTTTGTAAAAAAGAACCAAAACATGTAGAATTTGGAACTGGGATTGAGTCTATGGATAGTGAAGGACGGAATATTCGCGTCGATTATGATGATGTTTCAATCATGAGTATGTATTTGCCATCAGGAACTAATTCTGCTCGTTTGGATTATAAATTCAATTATATGGATGATATTCTAGAATATGCGACTGAGTTGAAAAAAACAGTTCCAAATCTTGTGATTTGTGGTGATTATAATATTTGTCACGAAGAAATTGATATTCACAATCCAAAAATGAAAGGGGTTTCTGGTTTCCTTCCTGAAGAAAGAGAATGGTTAGGGAAATTTATAGATAGTGGTTTTGTTGATAGTTTCCGGTTCAAGAATCCAGATAGACAAGAATATTCTTGGTGGAGTTATAGAGCCAATGCAAGAGCAAATAATAAAGGCTGGCGTTTAGATTACTGCATGGTTACAGAGTCTTTGCGAAATAAGATTTCTAGAGCTTATATATTACCAGAAGCCAAGCATTCTGATCATTGTCCTGTCGCAGTAGAGTTTGACTTTTAA
- a CDS encoding DUF6168 family protein: protein MIKRILLFLTALFLVFIISYFLNSYLVVEETFAFSLLSVYLFHTIAAFVVYCAIEIAADYMPNQAGYTYLASIFLKMGFFVLVFNSSVFANGILSKPEKFSLVAPLFLFLITEAVAVSKLLNSK from the coding sequence ATGATTAAACGTATTTTACTCTTTTTAACTGCTTTATTTCTTGTTTTTATTATCAGCTACTTTTTAAACAGTTACTTAGTTGTTGAGGAAACGTTTGCCTTTTCTTTACTAAGTGTTTATTTATTCCATACTATAGCTGCTTTTGTAGTTTATTGTGCTATAGAGATTGCTGCAGATTATATGCCAAATCAGGCTGGTTATACTTACTTAGCTTCCATTTTTCTAAAAATGGGCTTTTTTGTACTTGTTTTTAACTCTTCAGTTTTCGCAAATGGTATCTTGTCAAAGCCAGAGAAATTTTCATTAGTGGCACCATTGTTTCTGTTTTTAATTACAGAAGCTGTAGCTGTTTCTAAACTCCTAAATAGTAAGTAG
- a CDS encoding DUF4837 family protein, with protein sequence MKNFLALIIVILITVGCKQGKNEVILPSATGNINRILVVMKGADWIGKPGDEVRKVFGEHQVGLPQPETLISASQIDPSGFSSFIRHNKSILLFQKSDTNKVTVIKNKYAAPQVIILASYKTKEDMINMTRERGKEFMKIYKDEDVKFVQNIFQKERIDHTQLSTVNKLGLDITIPSRYRLVQDTLNNFLWMRHHLQNGIARGDGSNNILIYSLPLTNEDSIADNITKVRDSIGEKFIPGSREGMYMITEKAYAPFTYETQIDSKKAYETRGKWEVKNDFMAGPFLNYTIVDKKNNRLIVFEGFTYAPSVNKRDFVFELEAIGKSLKIKDKSEE encoded by the coding sequence ATGAAAAATTTTTTAGCATTAATTATTGTAATACTAATTACAGTTGGGTGCAAGCAAGGTAAAAATGAAGTTATTTTACCATCTGCTACAGGAAATATTAATAGAATTCTTGTAGTAATGAAAGGTGCTGATTGGATAGGAAAGCCAGGTGATGAAGTACGGAAAGTTTTCGGTGAACACCAAGTTGGGTTACCACAACCAGAAACATTAATTTCAGCATCACAAATTGATCCTTCTGGGTTTAGTTCTTTTATTAGACATAACAAGTCGATTTTACTTTTTCAAAAATCCGACACCAATAAAGTAACTGTAATAAAGAATAAATATGCTGCGCCACAAGTGATAATATTAGCTTCTTATAAAACGAAGGAAGATATGATTAATATGACTCGCGAAAGAGGAAAGGAATTCATGAAGATATATAAAGATGAAGATGTGAAATTCGTTCAGAATATATTCCAAAAAGAAAGAATTGATCATACACAATTATCAACAGTAAACAAGTTAGGTTTAGATATAACAATTCCAAGTAGATATCGTTTAGTGCAAGATACATTGAACAACTTTTTATGGATGCGCCATCATTTGCAAAATGGAATCGCCAGAGGAGATGGATCTAATAATATTTTAATTTATAGTTTACCTTTAACTAACGAAGATTCAATTGCTGATAATATTACCAAAGTAAGAGATAGTATCGGAGAGAAATTTATTCCTGGTAGTAGAGAAGGAATGTATATGATAACAGAGAAGGCGTATGCTCCGTTTACATACGAAACTCAAATAGACAGTAAAAAGGCTTATGAAACTAGAGGGAAATGGGAGGTGAAGAATGATTTTATGGCTGGTCCCTTTTTGAATTATACCATAGTTGATAAAAAGAATAACAGATTAATAGTTTTCGAAGGGTTTACTTACGCACCATCAGTAAATAAAAGAGATTTCGTTTTTGAGTTGGAAGCTATTGGAAAATCTCTAAAAATAAAGGATAAGTCAGAAGAGTAA
- a CDS encoding lytic transglycosylase domain-containing protein, whose protein sequence is MIQKFFLVALFLFSINLVAQVQNDSVVKLEEVPKIGVKSTPVVKLRAVKYSDDDLKRIDSLLVDAKFNSPLFDKFEYVLNDKDINGTKSHIITPELLKLRLKEINSSTPFNLAFNPALERVINSYLKHRKKYYPALMARAKYYFPMFEQYLDQYDIPLEMKYLAIVESALHPKAKSRVGATGLWQFMYGTGKQYKLAVNSYVDERQDPVKSTIAACKYLSYLNNIFNDWDLALAAYNSGPGNVLKAIKRSGGYRNYWNIRPFLPMETAGYVPAFYATMYIFRYNEELGIYPEAPNLYHFETDTIQIKRTVTFDQIAEKTGIDEETIAFLNPKYKIDVIPYVKKKSFSVRLPRNKVIDFLDKEREIYALAAAEDSLREKPLPKYFEMDKRIRYKVRSGDYLGKIARRFGVKVKDIKRWNNMRGTNLRVGQRLFIYPRRI, encoded by the coding sequence ATGATCCAGAAGTTTTTTTTAGTTGCTTTATTTTTGTTTAGCATTAATTTGGTTGCCCAAGTTCAGAATGATTCTGTTGTAAAACTTGAAGAGGTTCCCAAAATTGGAGTAAAATCAACTCCTGTTGTGAAGCTAAGGGCTGTAAAATATTCAGATGATGATTTAAAAAGGATTGATAGTTTATTAGTTGATGCAAAGTTTAATTCTCCTTTATTTGATAAGTTTGAATATGTGTTAAATGATAAGGATATTAATGGAACGAAATCGCATATCATCACTCCAGAATTGCTAAAACTTCGATTAAAAGAAATTAATTCAAGTACACCGTTTAATCTAGCTTTTAATCCAGCTTTAGAAAGAGTAATTAATAGTTACTTAAAGCATCGTAAAAAGTACTATCCTGCCTTGATGGCAAGAGCTAAGTATTATTTTCCAATGTTTGAGCAGTATTTAGATCAATATGATATTCCATTGGAAATGAAGTATCTGGCGATTGTTGAATCTGCTTTGCATCCTAAAGCAAAATCAAGAGTTGGAGCTACTGGATTATGGCAGTTTATGTATGGAACAGGTAAACAATACAAACTTGCTGTAAATTCTTATGTGGATGAAAGACAAGATCCAGTTAAATCTACAATTGCTGCGTGTAAATATCTTAGTTATTTAAATAATATTTTTAATGACTGGGATTTAGCTTTAGCTGCTTATAATTCTGGTCCAGGAAACGTATTAAAAGCAATTAAGCGATCTGGAGGTTATCGTAATTACTGGAATATTCGTCCGTTTTTACCAATGGAAACGGCTGGTTATGTTCCTGCTTTTTACGCAACAATGTATATTTTTCGATATAATGAAGAGTTGGGAATTTATCCGGAAGCTCCGAACTTATATCATTTTGAAACGGATACAATTCAAATTAAAAGAACGGTTACTTTTGATCAAATAGCAGAAAAAACTGGTATTGATGAAGAAACAATTGCTTTTCTCAATCCTAAGTATAAAATTGACGTAATTCCCTATGTTAAAAAGAAAAGTTTCAGTGTTAGATTACCTAGAAATAAGGTAATTGATTTTTTAGATAAAGAGCGCGAAATTTATGCTTTAGCAGCTGCTGAGGATTCTTTGAGAGAAAAACCTCTACCAAAGTATTTTGAAATGGATAAAAGAATCCGTTATAAGGTAAGATCGGGTGATTATCTAGGAAAAATAGCAAGAAGGTTTGGAGTAAAAGTAAAAGATATAAAACGGTGGAATAATATGCGTGGAACAAACCTAAGAGTTGGTCAACGATTATTTATTTATCCTCGAAGAATATAA
- a CDS encoding ABC transporter ATP-binding protein, which yields MIQVKNISKKYGSTEVLNIPSLDIAKGESFGLVGNNGAGKTTLFNILLDLIRPTTGHIDNHNITVNKSEEWKTFTGSFIDESFLIGYLTPDEYFDFIGELRGMNSADIRSFLSQFEEFFNGEILGKKKFLRDLSKGNQKKAGIIAALMGNPKVVILDEPFANLDPTTQIRLKNIIKKLSEEKETTVLVSSHDLSHVTEVCERIVVLEKGNIVKDIQTAPVTLQELESYFAS from the coding sequence ATGATACAAGTAAAAAATATTTCAAAAAAATACGGATCAACAGAAGTTTTAAATATTCCATCATTAGATATTGCTAAAGGAGAATCTTTCGGTTTAGTAGGGAATAATGGTGCTGGAAAAACAACTTTATTCAATATTTTACTAGATTTAATTAGGCCAACAACAGGTCATATAGATAATCATAACATCACTGTGAACAAAAGTGAAGAATGGAAAACCTTTACGGGGTCTTTTATCGATGAAAGTTTCTTGATTGGTTATTTAACTCCTGATGAGTATTTTGATTTTATAGGTGAATTAAGGGGGATGAATTCCGCTGATATTAGATCTTTTTTAAGTCAATTTGAAGAGTTTTTCAATGGAGAAATATTAGGCAAGAAAAAGTTTTTGAGAGATTTAAGTAAAGGAAATCAAAAGAAAGCGGGAATTATTGCGGCACTTATGGGTAACCCAAAGGTTGTGATATTAGATGAGCCTTTCGCAAATTTAGATCCAACAACGCAAATTCGATTAAAGAATATCATTAAGAAATTATCGGAAGAAAAGGAAACTACGGTTTTAGTTTCTAGTCACGATTTAAGTCATGTTACAGAAGTTTGTGAACGAATCGTTGTTTTAGAAAAAGGAAACATCGTAAAAGATATACAGACAGCTCCAGTTACCTTACAAGAATTAGAAAGCTATTTTGCATCGTAA
- a CDS encoding DUF5687 family protein, which translates to MFWQKSIAVNILMGLFALYFIVIFLGIGVGGFYILKKEIPNQDPLNIVNGIMLFYVMGDLIFRYLMQKLPVMNVKPLLILNIRKSTLVNYILSKSIFSFFNVISLFFYIPFSIILMKEGYPASNVLSWLTALLLIVVSSNFLNFLINKSNIAFGVLVVILGGIMALQQFEIYNFSQNSVTIFSSFYDNWIYVLVPALIVVVLYILNVKNLNTQLFLDDAVQVKTKEAATADLSFVDKLGDLAPFIKNDMRLIWRNKRTKMVFLMSFLFLFYAVIFFSDKTYEEKMPAFLIFASLFVTGGFAINFGQFIPAWDSEYYKMIMSQNIRYRKFLESKWLLMCVVTFVLYILSIPYIYYGIDKFLMITAGAIFNIGFNTLFLLFAGSFNRKRIDLQASGFGNTQGTSATQFLIILPLMGLPMLLFWVFNKFVGFNAGIIAIATVGILGLVLKNYLMDLIEKKYIRDKYATIHAFNQKK; encoded by the coding sequence ATGTTTTGGCAAAAAAGTATTGCAGTAAATATTCTTATGGGATTATTTGCATTGTACTTTATTGTAATATTTTTAGGGATAGGTGTTGGAGGTTTCTATATTCTAAAAAAAGAAATTCCGAATCAAGATCCTTTAAATATTGTTAATGGAATTATGTTGTTTTATGTAATGGGAGATTTAATATTCCGTTATTTAATGCAAAAACTACCAGTAATGAATGTAAAGCCATTGCTAATTCTAAACATTAGAAAAAGTACTTTGGTAAATTATATTTTAAGCAAGTCAATCTTTTCATTTTTCAATGTGATTAGTTTGTTTTTCTACATTCCATTTTCGATAATATTAATGAAAGAAGGATATCCGGCATCAAATGTATTGAGTTGGTTAACAGCCTTGTTATTAATAGTTGTCTCCTCTAATTTTTTAAATTTCTTAATAAATAAAAGCAATATAGCCTTTGGGGTTTTAGTAGTTATTTTAGGAGGTATAATGGCTTTACAACAATTTGAAATTTATAATTTCAGTCAGAATAGTGTAACGATTTTTAGTAGTTTCTATGACAATTGGATTTACGTTTTAGTACCAGCTCTAATAGTTGTTGTCTTGTACATTTTAAATGTTAAAAATTTAAATACCCAGTTATTCTTAGATGACGCTGTTCAAGTAAAAACGAAAGAAGCAGCTACTGCAGATTTATCATTTGTGGATAAATTAGGAGATCTAGCTCCTTTTATCAAAAATGATATGAGATTAATATGGAGGAATAAAAGAACAAAAATGGTTTTTTTAATGTCCTTTCTATTTTTATTCTATGCCGTAATATTTTTTAGTGATAAGACTTATGAAGAAAAAATGCCTGCATTTTTAATCTTTGCATCGTTGTTTGTAACAGGTGGTTTCGCTATAAATTTCGGTCAATTTATCCCAGCATGGGATAGCGAATATTACAAGATGATCATGAGTCAGAATATTCGTTATAGAAAGTTTTTAGAAAGTAAATGGTTGTTAATGTGTGTAGTTACTTTTGTGTTATATATTTTAAGTATTCCATATATCTACTACGGAATAGATAAATTTCTTATGATTACGGCAGGAGCTATTTTTAATATTGGATTTAACACATTGTTTTTATTATTTGCTGGTTCGTTTAATAGAAAAAGAATCGACTTACAAGCTAGTGGATTTGGAAATACACAAGGAACAAGTGCCACTCAATTTTTAATTATTTTACCATTAATGGGATTACCAATGTTGTTATTCTGGGTATTTAACAAATTTGTTGGATTTAATGCTGGAATTATCGCTATTGCTACTGTCGGTATCTTGGGGTTAGTCTTGAAAAATTACTTAATGGATTTGATAGAAAAAAAGTACATCAGAGACAAGTACGCAACTATTCACGCTTTCAATCAGAAAAAATAA
- a CDS encoding F0F1 ATP synthase subunit B: MEIFNDFSIGLFAMQLVILIVLLVLLAKFAWKPILNSLDEREEGIQNALDQAENARKEMQNLQADNDRLLKEARAERDAMMKEAREIKDKIIADAKEEAGEEASKMIENAKATIKQEQQAAIAELKKNVAELSIGIAQTVVRKELASQEDQLKLVEGMLEDVTLN; this comes from the coding sequence ATGGAAATTTTTAATGATTTTTCAATAGGGTTATTTGCGATGCAATTAGTGATTCTGATTGTGTTATTAGTTTTATTAGCAAAGTTTGCTTGGAAACCAATCTTAAACTCTTTAGATGAAAGAGAAGAAGGTATTCAAAATGCTTTAGATCAAGCTGAGAATGCACGTAAGGAAATGCAAAACTTACAAGCAGATAACGATAGATTATTAAAAGAAGCAAGAGCTGAGAGAGATGCAATGATGAAAGAAGCTCGTGAGATTAAGGATAAGATTATCGCTGATGCTAAGGAAGAAGCTGGTGAAGAAGCTTCTAAGATGATTGAGAATGCGAAAGCTACAATTAAACAAGAACAACAAGCTGCTATTGCAGAATTAAAAAAGAATGTTGCCGAATTATCTATCGGTATTGCTCAAACTGTAGTTAGAAAAGAGTTAGCTTCACAAGAAGATCAGTTAAAGCTTGTTGAAGGAATGTTAGAAGACGTTACTTTAAACTAA
- a CDS encoding bactofilin family protein, whose translation MLSKKNKKDSIVERSSSNRNVIGKGTKITGELISEGDFRIDGEFEGTLSTKGRVIIGKEGFINGTVECTNADVEGKFAGEFNVFDTLTAKSSSYITGNIIVGQLATEPGASLNATCNMKGAVKELGKGSSNAQKGKQASA comes from the coding sequence ATGTTAAGTAAAAAAAATAAAAAAGATTCTATTGTAGAGAGAAGTTCTAGTAATAGAAATGTAATAGGTAAAGGAACTAAAATTACAGGTGAATTAATTTCTGAAGGAGATTTTAGGATTGATGGTGAGTTCGAAGGTACGCTAAGTACAAAAGGAAGAGTAATTATAGGAAAAGAAGGATTCATAAATGGAACAGTTGAGTGTACAAATGCTGATGTTGAGGGGAAGTTTGCAGGAGAGTTCAACGTTTTTGACACACTTACAGCTAAGTCTTCAAGTTATATCACAGGAAATATTATCGTTGGACAGTTGGCTACTGAACCAGGCGCATCATTAAATGCAACTTGTAACATGAAAGGTGCGGTAAAAGAATTAGGAAAAGGTAGTTCAAATGCCCAAAAAGGAAAACAAGCCTCAGCTTAG